GTCAAAGATGAGTTTAATATCGCAAAATATTCCCCCCAAAAGTAAAGCTAAAAAGACTAAAAGGGAGGATATCAATGACCTCTCCTCTATGCAAGGGAATAAAGATACTCAAAATGAATATTTGGATGTTTCAAGGatgaataagaaaaagaaaaagaaagaacacaaTGAAGAGAATGAGATGCTAGTAATTGAgcaagaaagagaaatgaagaagCTTGAAAACTCTTTGTTTGGATCTCTATATTCCCCTGTTGAGTTCGGGAAGGATGACAAGGAAGAGATTCAAGACAAGCTTGAGAAAGGTTCTGCTTTATTCATAATGGATCGTTCTGCAAATAGCATACTCTCTGTTCATGAAGAGGATGCAGAATTATCAGAAATAAGCAATGACGAGCTAGAAACTAAGCAAAGAAAACCAGTCTGGGTGGATGAGGAAGAGGATAAAACCAACATAAATATTGCTAAAGTTAACAGATTAAGGAAGTTGAGGAAGGAAGAGGATGAGAGTTTGATTTCAGGTGCAGACTATGTGTCGAGATTGAGGGCTCAGCATATTAAGCTGAACCCTGGCACAGAGTGGGCCCAATTTGATTCAAGGTCAAGGAATGATAAATCTTTTGATGACGAATCATCGGATGAAGAAAATGGGGCAGTACTGGCCCATAATTACAAGAATGTTGAAGCTGTTGAAGATATCCTTCAAACAAATGAAAACCTTGTTGTGAGGAGCAGCACTAAGTTGTTGCCTGGACGTCTTGAATATTCAAGACTTGTAGATGCAAATGCAGAGGATCCTTCAAATGCTCCAATAAATTCAGTTCAGTTCCATCGAAATGCGCAGCTGCTACTAGCTGCAGGATTGGATCGAAGGCTTAGATTTTTTCAGATTGATGGCAAACGGAATACCAAGATACAAAGTATCTTCCTTGATGATTGCCCCATTCGAAAGGCATCTTTCTTGCCTGATGGGTCTCAGGTTATTGTAGCAGGAAGGAGAAAGTTCTTCTATAGCTTTGATTTAGTGAAAGCAAAAGTTGATAAAATTGGCCCCCTGGTTGGCAGGGAGGAGAAAAGCTTGGAAGTTTTTGAGGTTTCCCCTGATTCAAGTACAATTGCCTTTGTGGGAAATGAAGGTTATATCTTGCTGGTTTCTACCAAAACAAAGGAACTGATCGGGACTCTAAAGATGAATGGAACAGCTCGTTCTTTAGCTTTTGCTAATGATGGTCAGCAATTATTGAGCTCTGGTGGTGATGGCCAGGTCTACCATTGGGACTTGAGAACAAGGGCTTGCTTCCATAAGGCTGTTGATGCAGGTTGCATAAATGGTACAAGTCTTTCAACTTCCCCAAATGGAAAATTGTTTGCAGCTGGTTCAGACAGTGGGATTGTGAATGTTTACAACAGAGAGGAGTTCTTAGGGGGCAAGAGAAAGCCTATCAAGACCATAGAAAATCTAACCACCAaagtggactttctgaaatTTAACAATGATGCTCAAATATTGGCTATTTCATCTAGCATGAAGAAGAACAGCTTAAAGTTGATACATGTTCCATCATTTACGGTATTCTCAAACTGGCCTCCCCTCAAGAAGTCCCTACAATATCCGCTATGTTTGGATTTCAGTCCTGGTGGTGGTTTCATGGCCATGGGAAATGCTGGTGGAAAAGTTTTGTTATACAAGCTGCATCATTACAATCATGCTTAAAAAGGAATGTGACATTTCATTCCCACATATCTAAAGCATCATTTGACTGAGGCCCAAAGATGATCTGTTGGTAAGGTTTCATATTGTTAGTGGATAAAGTAAAGTCTtg
This genomic stretch from Castanea sativa cultivar Marrone di Chiusa Pesio chromosome 1, ASM4071231v1 harbors:
- the LOC142614486 gene encoding U3 small nucleolar RNA-associated protein 18 homolog, translating into MSLISQNIPPKSKAKKTKREDINDLSSMQGNKDTQNEYLDVSRMNKKKKKKEHNEENEMLVIEQEREMKKLENSLFGSLYSPVEFGKDDKEEIQDKLEKGSALFIMDRSANSILSVHEEDAELSEISNDELETKQRKPVWVDEEEDKTNINIAKVNRLRKLRKEEDESLISGADYVSRLRAQHIKLNPGTEWAQFDSRSRNDKSFDDESSDEENGAVLAHNYKNVEAVEDILQTNENLVVRSSTKLLPGRLEYSRLVDANAEDPSNAPINSVQFHRNAQLLLAAGLDRRLRFFQIDGKRNTKIQSIFLDDCPIRKASFLPDGSQVIVAGRRKFFYSFDLVKAKVDKIGPLVGREEKSLEVFEVSPDSSTIAFVGNEGYILLVSTKTKELIGTLKMNGTARSLAFANDGQQLLSSGGDGQVYHWDLRTRACFHKAVDAGCINGTSLSTSPNGKLFAAGSDSGIVNVYNREEFLGGKRKPIKTIENLTTKVDFLKFNNDAQILAISSSMKKNSLKLIHVPSFTVFSNWPPLKKSLQYPLCLDFSPGGGFMAMGNAGGKVLLYKLHHYNHA